A genomic region of Phragmites australis chromosome 2, lpPhrAust1.1, whole genome shotgun sequence contains the following coding sequences:
- the LOC133899950 gene encoding CBL-interacting protein kinase 1 isoform X2, translating into MVNVEVEAECTRASLLGRYEIGRTLGEGNFGKVKYARHLATGGHFAVKILDRSKILSLHIDDQIRREIGTLKLLKHPNVVRLHEVAASKTKIYMVLEYVNGGELFDKIAIKGKLSEHEGRRLFQQLIDGVSYCHDKGVYHRDLKPENVLVDRKGNIKISDFGLSALPQHLGNDGLLHTTCGSPNYIAPEVLQNRGYDGSLSDIWSCGVILYVMLVGYLPFDDRNLVVLYQKIFKGDCQIPKWLSPAAQDLLKRILEPNPMKRVNISGIKEHEWFQKDYVPVVPYDDDEDVLPGSVLPIKEIDEPAHEKPTHINAFQLIGMASSLDLSGFFEEEDVAQRKIRFTSTHSPRDLFDKIENVVTEMGFQVQRGQSKLKVIKSCKSSKNPKNHTSFLVCTEVFELGPSLYVVELKKSHGDPTLYRQLCERLSDELGVCKTEQIARTESGDDDLSSFDSEASLSGF; encoded by the exons ATGGTGAACGTCGAAGTCGAGGCGGAGTGCACGCGGGCGTCGCTGCTGGGGAGGTATGAGATCGGGCGGACCCTCGGGGAGGGCAACTTCGGCAAGGTCAAGTACGCACGCCACCTCGCCACCGGCGGCCACTTCGCCGTCAAGATCCTCGACCGCAGCAAGATCCTCTCCCTCCACATCGACGACCAG ATTAGGAGGGAGATCGGGACATTGAAGCTGCTCAAGCACCCCAATGTCGTCCGCTTGCACGAG GTTGCTGCTAGCAAAACAAAGATTTACATGGTTCTTGAGTATGTCAATGGAGGCGAGCTCTTCGATAAGATT GCTATCAAAGGAAAACTCTCTGAACATGAAGGACGGAGGCTTTTTCAGCAGCTCATTGATGGCGTGAGCTATTGCCACGATAAAGGTGTCTATCACAGAGACCTTAAG CCAGAGAATGTTCTTGTCGATCGGAAAGGCAACATCAAGATCTCTGACTTCGGCCTTAGTGCTTTACCTCAACATCTTGGG AACGATGGACTTCTGCATACAACATGTGGCAGCCCCAATTACATCGCCCCTGAG GTTTTGCAGAATAGAGGTTACGATGGCTCCTTGTCAGATATCTGGTCTTGTGGAGTAATTCTTTATGTAATGCTCGTCGGTTACCTTCCCTTCGATGACAGGAATCTTGTTGTTCTTTATCAGAAG ATTTTCAAGGGAGACTGTCAGATCCCAAAGTGGCTTTCACCTGCCGCGCAGGACCTTCTTAAGAGGATTCTTGAACCAAATCCGATGAAGAGAGTCAACATTTCGGGGATCAAAGAGCACGAGTGGTTTCAGAAGGACTACGTTCCTGTTGTTCCatatgatgacgatgaagacgTCCTTCCTGGTTCAGTTCTTCCTATCAAAGAG ATTGATGAACCAGCGCACGAAAAGCCTACTCATATTAACGCTTTTCAGTTGATCGGAATGGCTTCTTCCCTTGATCTTTCTGGTTTCTTTGAGGAAGAG GACGTGGCTCAAAGAAAGATACGGTTCACATCAACACATTCGCCCAGGGATTTGTTTGACAAGATTGAGAATGTCGTGACAGAGATGGGATTCCAAGTCCAGAGGGGACAGAGCAAG CTCAAAGTCATCAAAAGTTGCAAATCTTCCAAGAACCCCAAGAATCACACATCATTTTTGGTCTGTACTGAG GTGTTTGAGCTTGGGCCATCTCTGTATGTTGTTGAACTGAAGAAATCCCATGGAGACCCTACATTGTATAGACAG CTGTGTGAGAGGCTCTCAGATGAGCTTGGGGTGTGCAAGACGGAGCAGATTGCGAGGACAGAATCAGGGGATGATGATTTATCGAGCTTCGACAGTGAAGCATCTCTGTCTGGCTTCTGA
- the LOC133902936 gene encoding uncharacterized protein LOC133902936 → MNPPSRFWPFGELHGCDGEGCASGLDTWPLHHVYRRGARCRLCSSCILLSNRSLYCCCCFLLLACPSPSSNYDDGDPLRAPPAPTATCQVCHAAVAHLACLYPAHDAFVCPACSATAEGTPFTYAPPCRVPLDGRAARVLVLGARMALAQLRQDAAAARAEAERRAREATAARRRAYRALSVALDLDTEEPSWNINVQPVAPPPPKNHLAPEESREANVDAPPVQRYARLPMAALTIGTGAVTELAMAATEAAKDSPTPPRTLKLFGVMDVATAAAAAEAARASPTPPRMLQLFPAEASTSHATSRTLQLFMDKTPDDDDDDEM, encoded by the coding sequence ATGAATCCGCCGTCCAGGTTCTGGCCATTCGGAGAGCTCCACGGCTGTGATGGCGAGGGCTGCGCCTCCGGCCTGGACACCTGGCCGCTCCACCACGTATACCGCCGCGGCGCCCGCTGCCGCCTCTGCAGCTCCTGCATCCTCCTGTCCAACCGCTCGctctactgctgctgctgcttcctcctcctcgcctgCCCCTCCCCATCGTCCAACTACGACGACGGCGACCCGCTCAGGGCCCCGCCAGCCCCGACCGCCACCTGCCAGGTCTGCCACGCTGCCGTCGCGCACCTCGCCTGCCTATACCCCGCCCACGACGCCTTCGTCTGCCCCGCCTGCAGCGCGACCGCGGAGGGGACGCCCTTCACCTACGCCCCGCCCTGCAGGGTGCCGCTCGACGGGCGCGCCGCGAGGGTGCTCGTCCTGGGGGCGCGGATGGCGCTGGCGCAACTGCGGCAGGACGCCGCCGCAGCGCGCGCGGAGGCGGAGAGGCGAGCCCGGGAGGCCACCGCCGCACGTAGGAGGGCGTACCGCGCGCTCAGCGTGGCCCTCGACTTGGACACGGAGGAACCGTCCTGGAACATCAACGTCCAGCCGGTGGCGCCGCCACCCCCCAAGAATCACCTGGCGCCGGAAGAAAGCAGAGAGGCGAACGTGGACGCCCCGCCGGTGCAGCGCTACGCGAGGCTGCCGATGGCCGCCCTAACCATAGGCACGGGGGCCGTCACGGAACTGGCAATGGCTGCCACCGAGGCCGCCAAGGACAGTCCCACGCCGCCAAGGACTCTGAAGCTGTTCGGTGTCATGGACGTGGCaacggctgctgctgctgccgaggCCGCCAGGGCTAGCCCCACACCACCGCGGATGCTGCAGCTGTTCCCCGCCGAGGCCAGCACCAGCCACGCGACGTCTCGGACGCTGCAGCTGTTCATGGACAAGACCccggatgatgatgatgatgatgagatgtAG
- the LOC133899950 gene encoding CBL-interacting protein kinase 1 isoform X1, whose translation MVNVEVEAECTRASLLGRYEIGRTLGEGNFGKVKYARHLATGGHFAVKILDRSKILSLHIDDQIRREIGTLKLLKHPNVVRLHEVAASKTKIYMVLEYVNGGELFDKIAIKGKLSEHEGRRLFQQLIDGVSYCHDKGVYHRDLKPENVLVDRKGNIKISDFGLSALPQHLGNDGLLHTTCGSPNYIAPEVLQNRGYDGSLSDIWSCGVILYVMLVGYLPFDDRNLVVLYQKIFKGDCQIPKWLSPAAQDLLKRILEPNPMKRVNISGIKEHEWFQKDYVPVVPYDDDEDVLPGSVLPIKEQIDEPAHEKPTHINAFQLIGMASSLDLSGFFEEEDVAQRKIRFTSTHSPRDLFDKIENVVTEMGFQVQRGQSKLKVIKSCKSSKNPKNHTSFLVCTEVFELGPSLYVVELKKSHGDPTLYRQLCERLSDELGVCKTEQIARTESGDDDLSSFDSEASLSGF comes from the exons ATGGTGAACGTCGAAGTCGAGGCGGAGTGCACGCGGGCGTCGCTGCTGGGGAGGTATGAGATCGGGCGGACCCTCGGGGAGGGCAACTTCGGCAAGGTCAAGTACGCACGCCACCTCGCCACCGGCGGCCACTTCGCCGTCAAGATCCTCGACCGCAGCAAGATCCTCTCCCTCCACATCGACGACCAG ATTAGGAGGGAGATCGGGACATTGAAGCTGCTCAAGCACCCCAATGTCGTCCGCTTGCACGAG GTTGCTGCTAGCAAAACAAAGATTTACATGGTTCTTGAGTATGTCAATGGAGGCGAGCTCTTCGATAAGATT GCTATCAAAGGAAAACTCTCTGAACATGAAGGACGGAGGCTTTTTCAGCAGCTCATTGATGGCGTGAGCTATTGCCACGATAAAGGTGTCTATCACAGAGACCTTAAG CCAGAGAATGTTCTTGTCGATCGGAAAGGCAACATCAAGATCTCTGACTTCGGCCTTAGTGCTTTACCTCAACATCTTGGG AACGATGGACTTCTGCATACAACATGTGGCAGCCCCAATTACATCGCCCCTGAG GTTTTGCAGAATAGAGGTTACGATGGCTCCTTGTCAGATATCTGGTCTTGTGGAGTAATTCTTTATGTAATGCTCGTCGGTTACCTTCCCTTCGATGACAGGAATCTTGTTGTTCTTTATCAGAAG ATTTTCAAGGGAGACTGTCAGATCCCAAAGTGGCTTTCACCTGCCGCGCAGGACCTTCTTAAGAGGATTCTTGAACCAAATCCGATGAAGAGAGTCAACATTTCGGGGATCAAAGAGCACGAGTGGTTTCAGAAGGACTACGTTCCTGTTGTTCCatatgatgacgatgaagacgTCCTTCCTGGTTCAGTTCTTCCTATCAAAGAG caGATTGATGAACCAGCGCACGAAAAGCCTACTCATATTAACGCTTTTCAGTTGATCGGAATGGCTTCTTCCCTTGATCTTTCTGGTTTCTTTGAGGAAGAG GACGTGGCTCAAAGAAAGATACGGTTCACATCAACACATTCGCCCAGGGATTTGTTTGACAAGATTGAGAATGTCGTGACAGAGATGGGATTCCAAGTCCAGAGGGGACAGAGCAAG CTCAAAGTCATCAAAAGTTGCAAATCTTCCAAGAACCCCAAGAATCACACATCATTTTTGGTCTGTACTGAG GTGTTTGAGCTTGGGCCATCTCTGTATGTTGTTGAACTGAAGAAATCCCATGGAGACCCTACATTGTATAGACAG CTGTGTGAGAGGCTCTCAGATGAGCTTGGGGTGTGCAAGACGGAGCAGATTGCGAGGACAGAATCAGGGGATGATGATTTATCGAGCTTCGACAGTGAAGCATCTCTGTCTGGCTTCTGA